The Henckelia pumila isolate YLH828 chromosome 2, ASM3356847v2, whole genome shotgun sequence genome includes a window with the following:
- the LOC140879847 gene encoding transcription factor TGA9-like isoform X1 — translation MASNRVGEAAAAALSESGHQIPFGIPPHMLHHSNTSSFINHEVSDFDFGELEEAIVLQGVKLNNNNHEIKQTLYSTVKPAATLEMFPSWPIRFQQRGSSKSGEESTDSGRSPMNTLSSTRLETESESPISRKASPEQQAAAAAAAFDYKHHHLQPLQRLRQVEMASGSDSPGTGISQATHATATATAKQTPDKRRRGPGSNSEKVLDAKTLRRLAQNREAARKSRIRKKAYVQQLESSRIRLSQLEQDLQRARSQGLFLGGGVANGNISSGGAVFDMEYARWVDDDHGHMTELRTALQSHLSDGDLRVIVDGYITHYDEIFRLRGVAAKSDVFHLITGMWATAVERCFLWMGGFRPSDLIKMLISQLDPLTEQQLVGIYGLQQSTQQAEEALSQGLDQLHQSLLDAIANSSLNDSMHHMVVALGKISNLEGFVRQADNLRQQTLHQLRRVLTVRQAARCFVVIGEYYGRLRALSSLWASRPRESLMTDNNGEMTPGMQMLQPSHQINQFSHF, via the exons ATGGCGAGTAATAGAGTGGGAGAAGCTGCAGCTGCTGCTTTATCGGAGTCGGGTCATCAAATTCCATTCGGGATTCCTCCTCACATGCTTCATCATTCCAACACAAGCTCCTTCAT AAATCACGAGgtatctgattttgattttggAGAACTGGAAGAAGCAATAGTACTGCAAGGAGTTAAGCTCAACAATAATAATCATGAAATCAAACAAA CTTTATATTCTACAGTCAAGCCTGCAGCTACCCTGGAGATGTTCCCTTCTTGGCCTATCAGATTCCAGCAAAGA GGAAGCTCGAAATCTGGGGAGGAGAGTACTGATTCAGGCCGATCACCCATGAACACTCTTTCCTCCACCAGATTGGAGACCGAGAGCGAGTCTCCCATCAGCAGGAAAGCATCACCGGAACAACAGgctgcggcggcggcggcggcctTTGACTACAAGCACCACCACCTTCAGCCGCTGCAGCGGCTACGACAAGTGGAGATGGCGAGTGGAAGTGATAGCCCCGGAACGGGAATCTCACAAGCTACTCATGCTACTGCAACTGCAACTGCAAAGCAAACACCAGATAAG AGAAGAAGGGGGCCGggttcgaattcagaaaaagtACTTGATGCTAAG ACATTGAGACGTTTGGCTCAAAACAGGGAAGCCGCAAGAAAGAGCAGGATCAGAAAAAAG GCGTACGTACAGCAGCTAGAATCAAGTAGGATAAGGCTGTCGCAACTTGAGCAAGATCTTCAGAGGGCAAGGTCACAG GGACTTTTCTTAGGAGGTGGGGTCGCCAATGGTAATATCAGCTCCG GTGGTGCAGTATTCGACATGGAATACGCTAGATGGGTAGATGACGATCATGGCCATATGACGGAGCTGCGAACCGCATTGCAATCGCACTTATCAGACGGTGATCTAAGGGTGATCGTCGATGGTTACATAACACATTATGACGAAATCTTTCGTTTGAGAGGAGTGGCTGCTAAATCTGATGTTTTCCATCTCATCACCGGAATGTGGGCTACAGCGGTCGAACGTTGCTTCCTTTGGATGGGTGGCTTTCGGCCTTCTGATCTAATCAAG ATGTTGATATCGCAATTAGACCCCTTGACGGAGCAACAGCTAGTGGGGATATATGGCCTCCAGCAGTCGACACAGCAGGCGGAGGAGGCGCTTTCGCAAGGACTTGATCAATTACACCAATCTTTGCTTGATGCCATAGCCAATTCCTCTCTCAATGATAGTATGCATCATATGGTGGTTGCTCTCGGCAAGATTTCCAATCTCGAAGGTTTCGTTCGTCAG GCAGATAATCTAAGGCAACAAACTCTTCACCAGTTGCGTCGCGTGCTAACGGTTCGACAAGCCGCGAGATGTTTCGTGGTGATCGGAGAATACTATGGTCGATTACGAGCTTTAAGTTCTTTATGGGCTTCTCGTCCAAGAGA GAGTTTGATGACGGATAATAATGGGGAAATGACTCCGGGTATGCAAATGCTACAACCATCTCATCAGATTAATCAGTTCTCCCACTTCTGA
- the LOC140880939 gene encoding uncharacterized protein: protein MNLISLRPTLFSKAGGFSSYCSVSLNHHKHIQRHDTCGEDVRKLKENQEPSIFSPLRIQKLIASQSDPLLAKEIFDLASRGYGFRHTYATFHTLILKLGRSHHFPLMESVLSSLKSQQYPISPSLFTRIIQIYGDAKMPEKVLRTFYTILEFNIKPSPKHLNRILEILVAQLNFIRPAFDLFRSAKKYDVAPTTESYNILMRAFCLNGDLSIAYSLLNQMFKRDVVPNVESYRILMQALCRKSQVNKAVDLLEDMLNKGFVPDTLSYTTLLNSLCRKTKLKEAYKLLCRMKVKGCKPDIVHYNTVILGFCRAGRGADACKVLDDMPLNGCLPNLVSYQTIVGALCNQGMHDEAKSYFNVMISKGLFPHCSVIHSLIKGFSNIGRIGDACEVLCELLRHGRSPHVDTWNEILPRIYEAEETEDLEEILNNIVKVEMNPNTRIVDIGFHLEEYLIKKIKAGPRRS from the coding sequence ATGAACTTGATCTCTCTTCGTCCTACATTGTTCTCAAAAGCTGGCGGTTTCTCCTCGTACTGTTCTGTATCCCTTAATCACCATAAACATATACAACGGCATGACACATGTGGAGAAGATGTCCGTAAACTGAAGGAGAACCAAGAACCTTCGATTTTCTCGCCACTTCGAATCCAAAAGTTGATCGCCTCCCAGTCTGATCCACTCCTCGCCAAGGAAATCTTTGATTTAGCTTCACGGGGATATGGTTTTCGGCACACGTATGCCACCTTCCACACCCTCATCCTGAAACTTGGTCGTTCTCACCACTTCCCCCTCATGGAATCTGTACTGTCCAGCCTCAAGTCCCAACAATATCCCATCTCGCCTTCTCTCTTCACTCGCATCATTCAAATCTATGGTGATGCTAAAATGCCTGAGAAAGTTCTCAGAACATTCTATACTATTCTTGAGTTCAATATCAAGCCTTCTCCGAAACACCTAAATCGTATCCTCGAAATCCTTGTTGCTCAACTGAACTTCATTCGCCCTGCATTTGACCTCTTTAGATCTGCCAAAAAGTATGATGTCGCTCCTACAACAGAGTCCTACAATATCTTAATGCGAGCTTTCTGTTTGAATGGTGATTTAAGCATAGCTTACTCTTTGTTGAATCAAATGTTCAAGAGGGATGTTGTTCCTAATGTGGAGTCGTATAGAATTTTAATGCAAGCTTTGTGTAGGAAGAGTCAGGTGAATAAGGCTGTTGATTTACTGGAAGATATGTTGAATAAAGGGTTTGTTCCGGATACTTTGAGCTATACCACTCTATTGAATAGCTTGTGTAGAAAGACGAAGCTCAAGGAGGCTTACAAGCTTCTTTGTAGGATGAAAGTGAAAGGATGCAAGCCTGATATTGTTCATTACAACACAGTAATTTTGGGGTTTTGTCGAGCAGGTCGTGGTGCTGATGCTTGTAAGGTTCTTGATGACATGCCTTTAAATGGGTGCTTACCGAATTTGGTGTCATACCAAACAATAGTTGGGGCTTTATGCAATCAGGGCATGCATGATGAGGCAAAGAGCTATTTTAATGTGATGATTTCAAAGGGGCTTTTCCCCCATTGTTCGGTTATTCATTCACTAATTAAAGGTTTTAGTAATATTGGTAGAATTGGTGATGCTTGTGAAGTGTTATGTGAATTGTTAAGGCATGGGAGAAGTCCGCATGTTGACACATGGAATGAAATTTTACCGAGGATTTATGAGGCAGAAGAGACAGAAGATTTGGAGGAAATTCTAAATAATATAGTGAAGGTGGAGATGAATCCAAACACCAGAATAGTGGATATTGGTTTCCATTTGGAGGAATacttgattaaaaaaataaaagctgGACCAAGGAGGAGTTGA
- the LOC140882880 gene encoding probable calcium-binding protein CML48: MVAYGGGHQSYSPSAPPAPDPQQPMLAHPYRPPPANPSMSYAPSAYPQSSTASFGSGSTPPPHGFGSYPYQQPQNVYSSFPPGTHPDVVRSFQMVDRNQNGYIEEMELQQALTWNYQKFSLRTLRLIIFLFRNRGESSFRIGPKEFAEVWSCLGQWRAIFERFDRDRSGKIDATELRDALYSLGFALPPSVLQLLISRYDDSSGRRKIELNFDCFVESGMIVKGLTEKFKEKDPGYTGSATLTYDTFMSMLIPFLVSD; this comes from the exons ATGGTTGCATACGGCGGCGGTCATCAATCGTACTCCCCATCTGCTCCTCCCGCACCCGACCCACAACAGCCCATGTTGGCCCATCCCTACCGCCCGCCTCCAGCCAACCCATCCATGTCCTATGCACCAAGCGCCTACCCGCAGAGCAGCACCGCATCGTTCGGGTCGGGTTCGACTCCGCCGCCGCACGGTTTCGGTTCCTACCCTTATCAGCAACCGCAGAATGTTTACAGTTCGTTTCCTCCGGGCACCCACCCGGATGTGGTCCGAAGCTTCCAGATGGTGGACAGGAACCAAAATGGTTATATTGAAGAAATGGAGCTCCAACAAGCTCTCACTTGGAATTACCAAAAGTTTAGTCTTCGGACTTTACGTTTGATTATCTTTCTCTTCAGGAATCGTGGAGAATCTTCTTTTAGAATCG GGCCAAAAGAGTTTGCTGAAGTATGGAGTTGCCTTGGCCAATGGCGG gccatttttgaaagatttgataGGGATCGTAGCGGAAAAATTGATGCTACAGAATTGAGGGATGCACTATATAGCCTTGGATTTGCCTTGCCTCCCTCGGTTCTCCAACTTCTGATTTCCAGATACGATGATTCCAGTGGACGGAGGAAGATCGAGCTGAATTTTGACTGTTTTGTTGA GTCTGGAATGATTGTGAAG GGCTTGACTGAGAAATTCAAGGAGAAGGATCCAGGTTACACGGGTTCAGCTACGCTAACTTACGACACGTTCATGTCCATGCTCATTCCCTTCCTTGTTTCAGATTAG
- the LOC140879847 gene encoding transcription factor TGA9-like isoform X2, with amino-acid sequence MLHHSNTSSFINHEVSDFDFGELEEAIVLQGVKLNNNNHEIKQTLYSTVKPAATLEMFPSWPIRFQQRGSSKSGEESTDSGRSPMNTLSSTRLETESESPISRKASPEQQAAAAAAAFDYKHHHLQPLQRLRQVEMASGSDSPGTGISQATHATATATAKQTPDKRRRGPGSNSEKVLDAKTLRRLAQNREAARKSRIRKKAYVQQLESSRIRLSQLEQDLQRARSQGLFLGGGVANGNISSGGAVFDMEYARWVDDDHGHMTELRTALQSHLSDGDLRVIVDGYITHYDEIFRLRGVAAKSDVFHLITGMWATAVERCFLWMGGFRPSDLIKMLISQLDPLTEQQLVGIYGLQQSTQQAEEALSQGLDQLHQSLLDAIANSSLNDSMHHMVVALGKISNLEGFVRQADNLRQQTLHQLRRVLTVRQAARCFVVIGEYYGRLRALSSLWASRPRESLMTDNNGEMTPGMQMLQPSHQINQFSHF; translated from the exons ATGCTTCATCATTCCAACACAAGCTCCTTCAT AAATCACGAGgtatctgattttgattttggAGAACTGGAAGAAGCAATAGTACTGCAAGGAGTTAAGCTCAACAATAATAATCATGAAATCAAACAAA CTTTATATTCTACAGTCAAGCCTGCAGCTACCCTGGAGATGTTCCCTTCTTGGCCTATCAGATTCCAGCAAAGA GGAAGCTCGAAATCTGGGGAGGAGAGTACTGATTCAGGCCGATCACCCATGAACACTCTTTCCTCCACCAGATTGGAGACCGAGAGCGAGTCTCCCATCAGCAGGAAAGCATCACCGGAACAACAGgctgcggcggcggcggcggcctTTGACTACAAGCACCACCACCTTCAGCCGCTGCAGCGGCTACGACAAGTGGAGATGGCGAGTGGAAGTGATAGCCCCGGAACGGGAATCTCACAAGCTACTCATGCTACTGCAACTGCAACTGCAAAGCAAACACCAGATAAG AGAAGAAGGGGGCCGggttcgaattcagaaaaagtACTTGATGCTAAG ACATTGAGACGTTTGGCTCAAAACAGGGAAGCCGCAAGAAAGAGCAGGATCAGAAAAAAG GCGTACGTACAGCAGCTAGAATCAAGTAGGATAAGGCTGTCGCAACTTGAGCAAGATCTTCAGAGGGCAAGGTCACAG GGACTTTTCTTAGGAGGTGGGGTCGCCAATGGTAATATCAGCTCCG GTGGTGCAGTATTCGACATGGAATACGCTAGATGGGTAGATGACGATCATGGCCATATGACGGAGCTGCGAACCGCATTGCAATCGCACTTATCAGACGGTGATCTAAGGGTGATCGTCGATGGTTACATAACACATTATGACGAAATCTTTCGTTTGAGAGGAGTGGCTGCTAAATCTGATGTTTTCCATCTCATCACCGGAATGTGGGCTACAGCGGTCGAACGTTGCTTCCTTTGGATGGGTGGCTTTCGGCCTTCTGATCTAATCAAG ATGTTGATATCGCAATTAGACCCCTTGACGGAGCAACAGCTAGTGGGGATATATGGCCTCCAGCAGTCGACACAGCAGGCGGAGGAGGCGCTTTCGCAAGGACTTGATCAATTACACCAATCTTTGCTTGATGCCATAGCCAATTCCTCTCTCAATGATAGTATGCATCATATGGTGGTTGCTCTCGGCAAGATTTCCAATCTCGAAGGTTTCGTTCGTCAG GCAGATAATCTAAGGCAACAAACTCTTCACCAGTTGCGTCGCGTGCTAACGGTTCGACAAGCCGCGAGATGTTTCGTGGTGATCGGAGAATACTATGGTCGATTACGAGCTTTAAGTTCTTTATGGGCTTCTCGTCCAAGAGA GAGTTTGATGACGGATAATAATGGGGAAATGACTCCGGGTATGCAAATGCTACAACCATCTCATCAGATTAATCAGTTCTCCCACTTCTGA
- the LOC140879847 gene encoding transcription factor TGA9-like isoform X3 translates to MFPSWPIRFQQRGSSKSGEESTDSGRSPMNTLSSTRLETESESPISRKASPEQQAAAAAAAFDYKHHHLQPLQRLRQVEMASGSDSPGTGISQATHATATATAKQTPDKRRRGPGSNSEKVLDAKTLRRLAQNREAARKSRIRKKAYVQQLESSRIRLSQLEQDLQRARSQGLFLGGGVANGNISSGGAVFDMEYARWVDDDHGHMTELRTALQSHLSDGDLRVIVDGYITHYDEIFRLRGVAAKSDVFHLITGMWATAVERCFLWMGGFRPSDLIKMLISQLDPLTEQQLVGIYGLQQSTQQAEEALSQGLDQLHQSLLDAIANSSLNDSMHHMVVALGKISNLEGFVRQADNLRQQTLHQLRRVLTVRQAARCFVVIGEYYGRLRALSSLWASRPRESLMTDNNGEMTPGMQMLQPSHQINQFSHF, encoded by the exons ATGTTCCCTTCTTGGCCTATCAGATTCCAGCAAAGA GGAAGCTCGAAATCTGGGGAGGAGAGTACTGATTCAGGCCGATCACCCATGAACACTCTTTCCTCCACCAGATTGGAGACCGAGAGCGAGTCTCCCATCAGCAGGAAAGCATCACCGGAACAACAGgctgcggcggcggcggcggcctTTGACTACAAGCACCACCACCTTCAGCCGCTGCAGCGGCTACGACAAGTGGAGATGGCGAGTGGAAGTGATAGCCCCGGAACGGGAATCTCACAAGCTACTCATGCTACTGCAACTGCAACTGCAAAGCAAACACCAGATAAG AGAAGAAGGGGGCCGggttcgaattcagaaaaagtACTTGATGCTAAG ACATTGAGACGTTTGGCTCAAAACAGGGAAGCCGCAAGAAAGAGCAGGATCAGAAAAAAG GCGTACGTACAGCAGCTAGAATCAAGTAGGATAAGGCTGTCGCAACTTGAGCAAGATCTTCAGAGGGCAAGGTCACAG GGACTTTTCTTAGGAGGTGGGGTCGCCAATGGTAATATCAGCTCCG GTGGTGCAGTATTCGACATGGAATACGCTAGATGGGTAGATGACGATCATGGCCATATGACGGAGCTGCGAACCGCATTGCAATCGCACTTATCAGACGGTGATCTAAGGGTGATCGTCGATGGTTACATAACACATTATGACGAAATCTTTCGTTTGAGAGGAGTGGCTGCTAAATCTGATGTTTTCCATCTCATCACCGGAATGTGGGCTACAGCGGTCGAACGTTGCTTCCTTTGGATGGGTGGCTTTCGGCCTTCTGATCTAATCAAG ATGTTGATATCGCAATTAGACCCCTTGACGGAGCAACAGCTAGTGGGGATATATGGCCTCCAGCAGTCGACACAGCAGGCGGAGGAGGCGCTTTCGCAAGGACTTGATCAATTACACCAATCTTTGCTTGATGCCATAGCCAATTCCTCTCTCAATGATAGTATGCATCATATGGTGGTTGCTCTCGGCAAGATTTCCAATCTCGAAGGTTTCGTTCGTCAG GCAGATAATCTAAGGCAACAAACTCTTCACCAGTTGCGTCGCGTGCTAACGGTTCGACAAGCCGCGAGATGTTTCGTGGTGATCGGAGAATACTATGGTCGATTACGAGCTTTAAGTTCTTTATGGGCTTCTCGTCCAAGAGA GAGTTTGATGACGGATAATAATGGGGAAATGACTCCGGGTATGCAAATGCTACAACCATCTCATCAGATTAATCAGTTCTCCCACTTCTGA